A single region of the Actinoplanes sp. SE50/110 genome encodes:
- a CDS encoding 3-hydroxybutyrate dehydrogenase translates to MTTARVVDLDLTGRTALVTGAGSGIGRACAERLAAAGAEVLAVDIDERAAKETATSTGGRALAADLSDPDAVDTLPGAVDVLVNNAGLQVVAPLPEFPPDKFTLIQRVMVEAPFRLIRLVLPHMYDRGWGRIVNISSVHGLVASPYKAAYVTAKHGLEGLSKVTALEGAAHGVTSNCVNPAFVRTPLVDRQIADQALANGIPEADVVEKIMLDRAAIKKLIEPDQVAEVLAYLCSPPAAFITGSSIIIDGGWTAH, encoded by the coding sequence ATGACGACGGCACGTGTGGTCGACCTCGACCTGACAGGACGGACCGCGCTGGTCACCGGCGCGGGCAGCGGCATCGGGCGGGCCTGTGCCGAACGGCTGGCCGCGGCCGGGGCCGAGGTGCTTGCGGTGGACATCGACGAGCGTGCGGCCAAGGAGACCGCGACGTCGACCGGCGGGCGGGCACTGGCCGCCGACCTGTCCGACCCGGACGCCGTCGACACGCTGCCGGGCGCGGTGGACGTGCTGGTCAACAACGCGGGCCTGCAGGTGGTGGCACCGCTGCCGGAGTTCCCGCCGGACAAGTTCACGTTGATCCAGCGGGTCATGGTGGAGGCCCCGTTCCGGCTCATCAGGCTGGTGCTTCCGCACATGTACGACCGCGGCTGGGGGCGGATCGTCAACATCTCCTCGGTGCACGGGCTGGTGGCGTCGCCGTACAAGGCCGCCTACGTGACCGCCAAGCACGGTCTCGAGGGGCTGTCGAAGGTGACCGCGCTGGAGGGCGCCGCGCACGGGGTCACCTCGAACTGCGTGAACCCGGCCTTCGTCCGCACCCCGCTGGTCGACCGGCAGATCGCCGACCAGGCGCTGGCCAACGGCATCCCGGAGGCGGACGTGGTCGAGAAGATCATGCTGGACCGGGCGGCGATCAAGAAGCTGATCGAGCCGGACCAGGTGGCCGAGGTGCTGGCGTATCTGTGCAGTCCCCCGGCCGCCTTCATCACCGGGTCGTCGATCATCATCGACGGCGGCTGGACCGCGCACTGA
- a CDS encoding substrate-binding domain-containing protein, protein MRSLSTSRRAVLGAAVLSAVVVTTSACGSPKDAAGNGSSINVGVVYSQSGPLASYGAQYVEGFKAGLAYATDNTGKVGDKTITVTYTDDAGDPVKAVSAAKDLIGKGYRVLAGSTSSGVALQVAPIAAENRVLFVSGPAASDGVTGANRYTFRSGRQSYQDVLTARAYLGDGRKVLVFAPDTAFGKSNVDAVTRVLGGAGATVSTIAVPAGATDFTPFASQIKAAEPDLVFVAWAGTTAGAMWQALDQQGVLASTKVVTGLDLRAGWAGFGAGASKLNLLAHYFDGATDNPAYQALKAAVPGGRTDLFHPDGFAAAQMIVHALQASPDDTAKMIGALEGYSFDSVKGRLTVRAADHALLQPMFQARLTGAGDAATATLTGTVSAADTAPPAAAMKG, encoded by the coding sequence ATGCGGTCTTTGTCGACATCCCGGCGTGCCGTGCTCGGCGCCGCCGTGCTGTCCGCCGTCGTGGTCACCACGAGCGCGTGCGGCAGCCCGAAAGACGCGGCCGGCAACGGCTCCTCGATCAACGTGGGCGTGGTCTACTCCCAGTCCGGGCCGCTGGCCAGCTACGGCGCGCAGTATGTGGAGGGTTTCAAGGCGGGTCTCGCGTACGCCACCGACAACACCGGCAAGGTCGGTGACAAGACGATCACCGTGACCTACACCGACGACGCGGGCGACCCGGTCAAGGCGGTGTCGGCGGCCAAGGACCTGATCGGCAAGGGGTACCGGGTGCTGGCCGGGTCCACCTCCTCCGGGGTGGCGCTGCAGGTCGCCCCGATCGCCGCCGAGAACAGGGTGCTGTTCGTCTCCGGTCCGGCCGCCTCGGACGGCGTGACCGGCGCGAACAGGTACACCTTCCGGTCCGGCCGGCAGTCGTACCAGGACGTGCTGACCGCCAGGGCGTACCTCGGCGACGGCAGGAAGGTGCTGGTCTTCGCACCCGACACGGCGTTCGGCAAGTCGAACGTGGACGCGGTCACCAGGGTGCTCGGCGGGGCCGGCGCGACCGTCTCCACCATCGCCGTCCCGGCCGGCGCCACCGACTTCACCCCGTTCGCCAGCCAGATCAAGGCCGCCGAGCCCGACCTGGTCTTCGTGGCCTGGGCCGGTACCACGGCGGGCGCCATGTGGCAGGCGCTCGACCAGCAGGGCGTGCTCGCTTCCACCAAGGTGGTCACCGGCCTGGACCTCCGGGCCGGCTGGGCCGGTTTCGGGGCCGGCGCGAGCAAGCTGAACCTGCTGGCGCACTACTTCGACGGGGCCACCGACAACCCCGCCTACCAGGCACTCAAGGCCGCGGTGCCGGGCGGCCGGACCGACCTGTTCCACCCGGACGGCTTCGCCGCCGCGCAGATGATCGTGCACGCGCTGCAGGCCAGCCCGGACGACACCGCCAAGATGATCGGCGCGCTGGAGGGCTACAGCTTCGACTCGGTGAAGGGCAGGCTGACCGTCCGCGCCGCGGACCACGCGCTGCTGCAGCCGATGTTCCAGGCCCGGCTGACCGGCGCCGGGGACGCGGCCACCGCGACGCTGACCGGCACCGTCTCCGCCGCGGACACCGCCCCGCCGGCGGCCGCGATGAAGGGCTGA